One Mugil cephalus isolate CIBA_MC_2020 chromosome 8, CIBA_Mcephalus_1.1, whole genome shotgun sequence genomic window carries:
- the LOC125012308 gene encoding rap guanine nucleotide exchange factor 1-like isoform X1, translating to MSSRPESKTASQLVSLTMRLKDKLQTQKIKRSERIKLTPSQRVKPADLNLQQHQSVGVLADRQRVVLSSLQYFKALVDKLGVDRPGSDKLALDRSVVGQLLGGASSRVLEAVLTLVQLEPHLHNSRTISACLSCLYRSLAQLIHWTDQVMLQGVPHHQEDKESTGSVTTVIKAVLDNVKELVRLASERQEGSAPLSPIQSPTEDQDISDMTLSPPEDEDKEDECVRAELKGEGPTVLAPPKPPKPLPESLLQGQSPPALPPKKRQSYLGPASCKIAIVEPMRREVEGDSELDEETEDEGLKRLSASSTHFDDPDYDFLHKDLSSCETLPPLPPTLPEKRRRSHTGGPVSFVFESTPPDKTSSPSDDVTGPDASVSSPLSPSKTPPPLPEKKRHIHQYLQFCSSYSDQSAVLFYQRPSVFSQRLTSRQRDLETAQQLEHTHLDTDSAPSPDRLPVPALPQKKKQQDSADNQTEDSSQDLQQEVQSVRRSSQEEQEEVLLTDQSEILHRITMKSEEEDGPDVKAASPEILLVYATTHSSTDPDLYCEAFLCTYRSFMSPDDVVRKLQHRYRRLSEGQGPDSSAATKAFNLLLRVVDQLCTTELDSDLLLLLMELVSSLLIGGKLDSAHRLHSNILSKMEKKWQLIGSPHSLRPLASKGVAARPGTLLDFRSQDLAEQLTLLDSALFYKIELPEVLLWSKEQNEERSPNLTEFTQHFNNMSFWVRSVIILQDKAQDREKLLLKFLKIMKHLRKLNNFNSYLSILSALDSAPLRRLDWQKSTSDALEEFSSLIDSSSSFRAYRAALAEVEPPCIPYLGLILQDLTFVHLGNPDALMTSQGSKVNFSKRWQQFNILETLRSYQQVPYLLQQDDDIMSFFNDFSDHVSEEALWELSLRIRPKNVPRVNQR from the exons ATGTCCTCCCGGCCTGAGAGTAAGACAG cctctcaGTTGGTGTCTCTGACCATGAGGCTGAAGGATAAACTCCAAACTCAGAAAATCAAACGCTCCGAACGAATCAAACTCACCCCGTCACAGAGAGTTAAACCAGCTGATCTGAACCTGCAACAGCACCAG TCGGTCGGGGTGTTGGCGGACCGGCAGAGAGTCGTCCTCAGCTCTCTGCAGTACTTCAAAGCCCTGGTGGACAAACTGGGAGTGGACAGACCTGGATCTGACAAACTAGCCCTGGACCGGTCCGTGGTGGGCCAGCTGCTGGGCGGGGCCTCCAGCAGAGTCCTGGAGGCGGTCCTGACACTGGTCCAGCTGGAGCCACACCTGCACAATAG TAGGACCATCTCCGCTTGTCTCTCCTGTCTCTACCGGTCTCTGGCTCAGCTGATCCATTGGACAGATCAGGTGATGCTTCAAGGCGTCCCCCATCACCAGGAGGACAAGGAGTCCACAGGGAGCGTTACCACGGTGATCAAAGCTGTGCTGGACAACGTCAAG GAACTGGTTCGATTGGCTtcagagagacaggaagggTCCGCCCCCTTGTCTCCCATCCAATCACCTACCGAGGACCAGGACATATCAGACATGACATTGAGTCCTCCAGAGGACGAGGACAAGGAGGACGAGTGTGTGAGGGCGGAGTTGAAAGGGGAGGGGCCAACAGTTTTAGCTCCTCCGAAACCTCCTAAGCCCCTCCCAGAGTCCCTCCTCCAGGGACAGAG tcctCCAGCTCTGCCTCCGAAAAAGCGTCAATCATATTTAGGCCCTGCCTCCTGCAAGATCGCTATCGTGGAACCAATGAGACGAGAAGTTGAAGGAGACAGCGAACTGGACGAG GAGACGGAGGACGAAGGCTTGAAGAGACTCTCGGCTTCGTCTACACACTTTG ACGATCCAGACTACGACTTCCTCCACAAGGACCTGTCCTCATGTGAGACccttccccctctcccccccaccctcccagaGAAGAGACGACGCAGCCACACAG GAGGCCCAGTCTCCTTTGTCTTTGAGTCCACCCCTCCTGATAAAACCTCCAGTCCCTCTGATGATGTTACTGGTCCAGATGCGTCTGTCTCCTCCCCCCTGTCCCCCAGcaagaccccccctcccctccctgagAAGAAACGACACA tccACCAGTACCTCCAGTTCTGTTCGTCCTACAGTGACCAGTCTGCCGTCCTCTTCTACCAGCGTCCCTCTGTCTTCAGTCAGAGACTCACCAGCCGACAGAGAGACCTGGAGACAGCTCAGCAGttagaacacacacacctggacacagacTCCGCCCCCTCACCTGACCGGCTTCCTGTCCCAGCTctaccacagaagaagaagcagcag GACTCGGCCGACAATCAGACAGAAGACAg TTCCCAGGATCTCCAGCAGGAGGTCCAGTCTGTGAGGAGGAGCagtcaggaggagcaggaggaggtgttaCTGACCGACCAGAGTGAGATCCTCCACAGGATTACAATGAAGTCTGAG GAGGAGGACGGACCAGATGTGAAAGCAGCGTCTCCTGAGATCCTATTGGTCTACGCTACAACGCACAGCAGCACTG ACCCGGACCTGTACTGTGAAGCCTTCCTCTGCACCTACAGAAGCTTCATGAGTCCAGACGACGTGGTCAGAAAACTACAGCACAG GTATCGACGCCTTTCTGAGGGACAGGGTCCAGATTCATCTGCCGCCACCAAAGCCTTCAACCTACTGCTCAGAGTCGTCGACCAACTGTG TACCACAGAGCTGGACTCtgatttgctgctgctgctaatggaGCTGGTGTCCAGCCTTCTGATTGGTGGAAAGCTGGACTCCGCCCACCGGCTTCACTCCAACATCCTGTCTAAGATGGAGAAGAAGTGGCAGCTGATTGGCTCTCCCCACTCTCTCCGCCCCCTCGCTTCCAAGGGCGTGGCTGCCAG ACCAGGAACTCTGCTGGACTTCAGGAGTCAGGACCTGGCTGAACAGCTGACTCTGCTGGACTCAGCTCTGTTCTACAAGATAGAG CTTCCAGAGGTGTTGCTGTGGTCCAAGGAGCAGAATGAGGAGAGGAGTCCTAACCTGACAGAGTTCACTCAGCACTTCAACAACATGTCTTTCTG GGTTCGATCCGTCATCATCCTCCAGGACAAAGCTCAGGACCgagagaagctgctgctcaAGTTCCTGAAGATCATGAAG CACCTGAGGAAGCTGAACAATTTCAACTCGTACCTGTCCATCCTGTCAGCACTAGACTCCGCCCCCCTGAGACGTCTGGACTGGCAGAAAAGCACCTCAGAC GCTCTGGAGGAGTTCAGCTCTTTGATTGACAGCTCGTCTTCTTTCAGAGCCTACAGGGCAGCTCTGGCTGAAGTGGAACCCCCCTGTATACCCTACCT GGGTTTGATCCTTCAGGACTTGACCTTTGTCCACCTGGGAAATCCTGATGCCTTGATGACATCACAAGGGTCAAAGGTGAACTTTTCCAAGCGCTGGCAGCAGTTCAACATCCTGGAAACTCTGAGGAGCTACCAGCAAGT GCCGTACCTCCTGCAGCAGGATGATGACATCATGTCCTTCTTTAATGACTTCAGTGATCACGTGTCGGAGGAGGCGCTCTGGGAACTGTCCCTCAGGATCCGACCAAAGAACGTCCCCCGAGTGAATCAGAGATGA
- the LOC125012308 gene encoding rap guanine nucleotide exchange factor 1-like isoform X2, giving the protein MSSRPESKTASQLVSLTMRLKDKLQTQKIKRSERIKLTPSQRVKPADLNLQQHQSVGVLADRQRVVLSSLQYFKALVDKLGVDRPGSDKLALDRSVVGQLLGGASSRVLEAVLTLVQLEPHLHNRTISACLSCLYRSLAQLIHWTDQVMLQGVPHHQEDKESTGSVTTVIKAVLDNVKELVRLASERQEGSAPLSPIQSPTEDQDISDMTLSPPEDEDKEDECVRAELKGEGPTVLAPPKPPKPLPESLLQGQSPPALPPKKRQSYLGPASCKIAIVEPMRREVEGDSELDEETEDEGLKRLSASSTHFDDPDYDFLHKDLSSCETLPPLPPTLPEKRRRSHTGGPVSFVFESTPPDKTSSPSDDVTGPDASVSSPLSPSKTPPPLPEKKRHIHQYLQFCSSYSDQSAVLFYQRPSVFSQRLTSRQRDLETAQQLEHTHLDTDSAPSPDRLPVPALPQKKKQQDSADNQTEDSSQDLQQEVQSVRRSSQEEQEEVLLTDQSEILHRITMKSEEEDGPDVKAASPEILLVYATTHSSTDPDLYCEAFLCTYRSFMSPDDVVRKLQHRYRRLSEGQGPDSSAATKAFNLLLRVVDQLCTTELDSDLLLLLMELVSSLLIGGKLDSAHRLHSNILSKMEKKWQLIGSPHSLRPLASKGVAARPGTLLDFRSQDLAEQLTLLDSALFYKIELPEVLLWSKEQNEERSPNLTEFTQHFNNMSFWVRSVIILQDKAQDREKLLLKFLKIMKHLRKLNNFNSYLSILSALDSAPLRRLDWQKSTSDALEEFSSLIDSSSSFRAYRAALAEVEPPCIPYLGLILQDLTFVHLGNPDALMTSQGSKVNFSKRWQQFNILETLRSYQQVPYLLQQDDDIMSFFNDFSDHVSEEALWELSLRIRPKNVPRVNQR; this is encoded by the exons ATGTCCTCCCGGCCTGAGAGTAAGACAG cctctcaGTTGGTGTCTCTGACCATGAGGCTGAAGGATAAACTCCAAACTCAGAAAATCAAACGCTCCGAACGAATCAAACTCACCCCGTCACAGAGAGTTAAACCAGCTGATCTGAACCTGCAACAGCACCAG TCGGTCGGGGTGTTGGCGGACCGGCAGAGAGTCGTCCTCAGCTCTCTGCAGTACTTCAAAGCCCTGGTGGACAAACTGGGAGTGGACAGACCTGGATCTGACAAACTAGCCCTGGACCGGTCCGTGGTGGGCCAGCTGCTGGGCGGGGCCTCCAGCAGAGTCCTGGAGGCGGTCCTGACACTGGTCCAGCTGGAGCCACACCTGCACAATAG GACCATCTCCGCTTGTCTCTCCTGTCTCTACCGGTCTCTGGCTCAGCTGATCCATTGGACAGATCAGGTGATGCTTCAAGGCGTCCCCCATCACCAGGAGGACAAGGAGTCCACAGGGAGCGTTACCACGGTGATCAAAGCTGTGCTGGACAACGTCAAG GAACTGGTTCGATTGGCTtcagagagacaggaagggTCCGCCCCCTTGTCTCCCATCCAATCACCTACCGAGGACCAGGACATATCAGACATGACATTGAGTCCTCCAGAGGACGAGGACAAGGAGGACGAGTGTGTGAGGGCGGAGTTGAAAGGGGAGGGGCCAACAGTTTTAGCTCCTCCGAAACCTCCTAAGCCCCTCCCAGAGTCCCTCCTCCAGGGACAGAG tcctCCAGCTCTGCCTCCGAAAAAGCGTCAATCATATTTAGGCCCTGCCTCCTGCAAGATCGCTATCGTGGAACCAATGAGACGAGAAGTTGAAGGAGACAGCGAACTGGACGAG GAGACGGAGGACGAAGGCTTGAAGAGACTCTCGGCTTCGTCTACACACTTTG ACGATCCAGACTACGACTTCCTCCACAAGGACCTGTCCTCATGTGAGACccttccccctctcccccccaccctcccagaGAAGAGACGACGCAGCCACACAG GAGGCCCAGTCTCCTTTGTCTTTGAGTCCACCCCTCCTGATAAAACCTCCAGTCCCTCTGATGATGTTACTGGTCCAGATGCGTCTGTCTCCTCCCCCCTGTCCCCCAGcaagaccccccctcccctccctgagAAGAAACGACACA tccACCAGTACCTCCAGTTCTGTTCGTCCTACAGTGACCAGTCTGCCGTCCTCTTCTACCAGCGTCCCTCTGTCTTCAGTCAGAGACTCACCAGCCGACAGAGAGACCTGGAGACAGCTCAGCAGttagaacacacacacctggacacagacTCCGCCCCCTCACCTGACCGGCTTCCTGTCCCAGCTctaccacagaagaagaagcagcag GACTCGGCCGACAATCAGACAGAAGACAg TTCCCAGGATCTCCAGCAGGAGGTCCAGTCTGTGAGGAGGAGCagtcaggaggagcaggaggaggtgttaCTGACCGACCAGAGTGAGATCCTCCACAGGATTACAATGAAGTCTGAG GAGGAGGACGGACCAGATGTGAAAGCAGCGTCTCCTGAGATCCTATTGGTCTACGCTACAACGCACAGCAGCACTG ACCCGGACCTGTACTGTGAAGCCTTCCTCTGCACCTACAGAAGCTTCATGAGTCCAGACGACGTGGTCAGAAAACTACAGCACAG GTATCGACGCCTTTCTGAGGGACAGGGTCCAGATTCATCTGCCGCCACCAAAGCCTTCAACCTACTGCTCAGAGTCGTCGACCAACTGTG TACCACAGAGCTGGACTCtgatttgctgctgctgctaatggaGCTGGTGTCCAGCCTTCTGATTGGTGGAAAGCTGGACTCCGCCCACCGGCTTCACTCCAACATCCTGTCTAAGATGGAGAAGAAGTGGCAGCTGATTGGCTCTCCCCACTCTCTCCGCCCCCTCGCTTCCAAGGGCGTGGCTGCCAG ACCAGGAACTCTGCTGGACTTCAGGAGTCAGGACCTGGCTGAACAGCTGACTCTGCTGGACTCAGCTCTGTTCTACAAGATAGAG CTTCCAGAGGTGTTGCTGTGGTCCAAGGAGCAGAATGAGGAGAGGAGTCCTAACCTGACAGAGTTCACTCAGCACTTCAACAACATGTCTTTCTG GGTTCGATCCGTCATCATCCTCCAGGACAAAGCTCAGGACCgagagaagctgctgctcaAGTTCCTGAAGATCATGAAG CACCTGAGGAAGCTGAACAATTTCAACTCGTACCTGTCCATCCTGTCAGCACTAGACTCCGCCCCCCTGAGACGTCTGGACTGGCAGAAAAGCACCTCAGAC GCTCTGGAGGAGTTCAGCTCTTTGATTGACAGCTCGTCTTCTTTCAGAGCCTACAGGGCAGCTCTGGCTGAAGTGGAACCCCCCTGTATACCCTACCT GGGTTTGATCCTTCAGGACTTGACCTTTGTCCACCTGGGAAATCCTGATGCCTTGATGACATCACAAGGGTCAAAGGTGAACTTTTCCAAGCGCTGGCAGCAGTTCAACATCCTGGAAACTCTGAGGAGCTACCAGCAAGT GCCGTACCTCCTGCAGCAGGATGATGACATCATGTCCTTCTTTAATGACTTCAGTGATCACGTGTCGGAGGAGGCGCTCTGGGAACTGTCCCTCAGGATCCGACCAAAGAACGTCCCCCGAGTGAATCAGAGATGA
- the pomt1 gene encoding LOW QUALITY PROTEIN: protein O-mannosyl-transferase 1 (The sequence of the model RefSeq protein was modified relative to this genomic sequence to represent the inferred CDS: substituted 2 bases at 2 genomic stop codons) → MLQLPLVVTAQVDLVLVLVSVLALWTRLSRLDYPNAVVFDEVYYGQFVSLYMKRVFFVDDSGPPLGHMMLALGGYLGGFDGNFVWNRIGEEYPSSVNVWSLRVVPALCGALCVPLIYLLTLELRFSHLAALGAALLLLLENSLIVQSRFMLLESVLIFFVLLAFFSYLRFHNAPTSSWSRYFWLLLSGVSCSAAVGVKYMGVFSYLLLVGVASLHTWSLIGDRTRSHLSVCVQCVSRVVCLVLVPVLLYVFWFYLHLSLLNRSGPHDQLMSSSFQASLEGGLSRITRGQPLEVAYGSQVTLRSSASQPIPCWLHSHKANYPIRYESGRGSSHQQQVTCYPFKDVNNWWIIKDPARQELVVDSPPRPVRHGDVIQVVHGMTARFLNSHDVAAPMSPQAQEVSGYVDFNISMPPQNLWRVDVSNREAESEVWKTIMSEVRLVHVNSSAVLKLSGVSLPDWGFHQLEVVAEKLLKAPSSSLGWTVEEHRYGTSQGQKAREAELHSPTHIDINRKISFWAKFLELQVISANHMLLXYQPIRSSSDISQSEAPLISANQKLLYSXSEAQIHLIGNPVSWGVASLSLLAYQLLAAVYLLRRRRGFRDLPEAEWQRFVCLGCVCVGGWIMNVLPFLLMDKTLFLYHYLPALCFLYLLSPALLEHTHTNLLSSVTHQRVLCVCVSCVLLSVLFLSIFLSYWTFCPLTYGSPELSANQLRALRWKDTWDILYRRH, encoded by the exons ATGCTGCAGCTCCCCTTGGTGGTGACGGCCCAggtggacctggtcctggtcctggtgtccGTGCTGGCCCTCTGGACGCGACTGAGCCGGCTCGACTACCCCAACGCTgtggt GTTTGATGAGGTTTACTATGGCCAGTTTGTGTCACTTTACATGAAGAGAGTCTTCTTCGTCGATGACAGCGGGCCGCCGCTCGGTCACATGATGCTGGCCCTTGGAG GCTACCTGGGAGGATTCGATGGGAACTTTGTCTGGAACAGAATTGGAGAAG aGTATCCCAGCAGCGTGAACGTGTGGAGTCTCCGTGTTGTGCCGGCTCTGTGTGGAGCTCTCTGCGTTCCACTGATCTACCTGTTGACTCTGGAGCTCAGGTTTTCTCACCTGGCCGCTCTGggagctgctctgctgctgctgctgg AAAACTCTCTGATCGTCCAGTCGCGCTTCATGCTGCTGGAGTCGGTTCTCATCTTCTTCGTGCTGTTGGCTTTCTTCTCGTACCTGCGCTTCCACAACGCCCCCACCAG ctcctggTCCAGGTACTTCTGGCTCCTCCTCTCGGGCGTCTCCTGCTCTGCAGCTGTCGG GGTGAAGTACATGGGCGTGTTCTCCTACCTGCTGCTGGTGGGCGTGGCCTCTCTTCACACCTGGAGTCTGATCGGAGACCGGACCAGGAGTCAC ctgagtgtgtgtgtccagtgtgtgtccAGGGTTgtgtgtctggttctggttcctgtcCTGCTCTACGTGTTCTGGTTCTACCTTCATCTGAGCCTCCTGAACCGGAGTGGACCACACGATCAGCTGATGAGCTCCTCCTTCCAGGCCAGTCTggag GGCGGCCTGTCCAGGATCACTCGGGGTCAACCTCTAGAGGTGGCGTACGGCAGTCAGGTGACTCTACGAAGCTCCGCCTCCCAGCCTATCCCATGCTGGCTCCACTCACACAAAGCCAACTACCCAATCAG GTATGAAAGTGGGCGGGGCAGCTCccaccagcagcaggtcacaTGTTATCCCTTCAAAGACGTCAACAACTGGTGGATCATCAAGGACCCCGcaag ACAGGAGCTGGTGGTGGACAGTCCTCCTCGACCTGTCCGTCATGGTGATGTCATCCAGGTGGTTCATGGGATGACGGCACGCTTCCTCAACAG cCATGACGTAGCGGCCCCCATGAGTCCTCAAGCCCAGGAAGTGTCCGGATACGTGGACTTCAACATCTCCATGCCCCCCCAGAACCTGTGGAGGGTG gACGTCTCCAACCGGGAGGCGGAGTCAGAGGTTTGGAAGACGATCATGTCTGAAGTTCGATTGGTTCATGTCAACAGCTCCGCAGTCCTCAag ctgagTGGTGTGTCTCTTCCTGACTGGGGTTTCCATCAACTGGAGGTCGTTGCAGAGAAACTGTTGAAAGCTCCCAGCAGCAGTTTGGGATGGACCGTAGAGGAACACCGATATGGAACCA GTCAGGGGCAGAAGGCTCGGGAGGCGGAGCTTCATTCTCCGACTCACATCGACATCAACAGAAAAATCTCCTTCTGGGCCAAATTCCTGGAGCTGCAGGTAatatcagccaatcacatgctCCTCTGatatcagccaatcagaagctcCTCTGatatcagccaatcagaagctcCTCTGatatcagccaatcagaagctcCTGTATAGCTAATCAGAA GCTCAGATCCATCTGATTGGTAACCCGGTGTCATGGGGCGTGGCCAGCCTGAGCCTGCTGGCCTATCAGCTACTGGCGGCTGTTTACctgctgaggaggaggcggggcttCAGAGATCTACCTGAAG ctgagtggcagaggtttgtgtgtctggggtgtgtgtgtgtgggtggttgGATAATGAACGTCCTCCCGTTCCTCCTCATGGATAAAACTCTCTTCCTGTATCACTACCTGCCGGCGCTCTGCTTCCTGTACCTGCTAAGCCCCGCCCTGctggagcacacacacactaacctaCTCAG caGTGTGACACACCagcgtgtgttgtgtgtgtgcgtgtcctgCGTCCTCCTGTCGGTCCTTTTCCTGTCCATCTTCCTCTCCTACTGGACCTTCTGCCCTCTGACCTATGGCAGCCCGGAGCTGTCGGCCAATCAGCTGCGAGCTCTGAGGTGGAAGGACACCTGGGACATCCTGTACCGCCGCCACtag